One genomic segment of Mytilus trossulus isolate FHL-02 chromosome 4, PNRI_Mtr1.1.1.hap1, whole genome shotgun sequence includes these proteins:
- the LOC134714480 gene encoding carboxylesterase 5A-like has protein sequence MAEKTLKTLLLIGLFSIGSTTDEQDTIVVDTKLGAIKGTVWKSEETGENLYEFRGIPYARPTTGAKRFTKPEPVDPWKDTLDASEFGASCPQYVPDVMADLRPETMEEDCLFLNIFVPKKLKPGKHLSVMFWIHGGGLMNGNGDVFDGSLLTMQGDVILVTINYRLGIFGFLALDHPAAMGNYGIWDQKLALQWVHDNIESFGGNPDSVTIFGESAGGWSVSFQSLIPSNKGLFHRVIAQSGVVTRAGVLSKQMIRDAFRDLSEKVNCPVDDMYQFTDCLRDKSVEMLLNETNFFTMMSNEVAKFNTEYQPAIDGELYTEHPLLLLDDSSSDVSKFFRSLDFMAGTTSNEGNLLPMTAHPGLQARYDFNVSESIPATFVCQGMLYPYVDRNFNTDKEQLKESLCQFYTTDISEDAQSLLATHCYADLSFVFPTLKMLENHASGTGTTYQYLFSRESSKPINIVGPPPKWFRGAGHAEELKYMFDISRLFKHLDLGLTDEEKTLSKNIIQYWTSFAKSGHPVAGEDSVKWNEFDLEDRSYIDLDVPITMKKSMKQEMYKFLNEQFPPLTSDKHERDEL, from the exons ATGGctgaaaaaacattgaaaactcTCTTACTTATTGGATTGTTCTCGATTGGATCGACCACAGACGAACAAGATACCATTGTAGTTGATACAAAATTAGGAGCAATCAAAGGCACAGTATGGAAGTCAGAGGAAACGGGAGAAAACTTGTACGAATTTCGTGGAATTCCATATGCAAGACCTACTACAGGTGCAAAAAGATTCACTAAACCTGAACCCGTTGACCCGTGGAAAGATACCTTAGATGCTTCTGAATTTGGTGCATCTTGTCCCCAGTATGTGCCAGATGTAATGGCTGACTTGAGACCAGAAACAATGGAAGAAGATTgtctgtttttaaatatatttgtccCTAAAAAACTGAAGCCAGGAAAACATTTGTCTGTCATGTTTTGGATACACGGTGGTGGACTTATGAATGGAAATGGAGATGTATTTGACGGAAGTTTGCTTACCATGcaaggggacgtaattcttgTCACAATTAACTATAGACTTGGAATATTTGGATTTCTGGCCTTAGATCATCCGGCCGCCATGGGTAACTACGGGATATGGGACCAAAAGCTTGCATTACAATGGGTTCATGATAATATTGAATCTTTTGGTGGGAATCCAGACTCGGTTACAATTTTTGGTGAATCGGCTGGAGGTTGGAGCGTCTCCTTCCAATCATTAATTCCATCAAATAAAGGTCTGTTCCACAGAGTCATAGCTCAAAGTGGAGTTGTAACAAGAGCAGGTGTCCTAAGTAAGCAAATGATTCGGGATGCTTTCAGAGATTTGTCCGAGAAAGTTAATTGTCCAGTTGATGATATGTACCAATTCACCGACTGTCTTCGAGATAAGTCTGTTGAAATGCTTCTTAACGAAACTAACTTTTTTACAATGATGTCAAACGAGGTAGCTAAGTTTAACACTGAGTATCAACCAGCTATCGATGGAGAACTATACACAGAACATCCTTTACTTTTATTAGATGACAGTTCATCGgatgtttcaaaatttttccGTTCTCTAGACTTTATGGCGGGAACTACATCAAACGAAGGAAATTTGTTGCCTATGACAGCTCATCCTGGATTACAAGCACGATATGACTTTAATGTGAGTGAAAGTATCCCAGCAACATTTGTCTGCCAAGGAATGCTGTATCCTTATGTTGATAGGAATTTTAACACTGACAAGGAGCAGCTCAAAGAATCATTATGCCAATTCTATACTACTGACATTTCAGAGGATGCTCAGAGCTTACTGGCGACACACTGCTACGCGGATTTGAGCTTCGTTTTCCCAACACTTAAAATGTTGGAAAACCATGCATCTGGGACGGGTACAACATACCAATATCTATTTTCTAGAGAAAGTAGTAAACCAATAAATATAGTAGGTCCTCCACCAAAGTGGTTCCGTGGGGCAGGTCATGCAGAAGAGCTAAAGTATATGTTTGATATCAGCCGACTCTTTAAACATTTAGATTTAGGGTTAACAGACGAAGAGAAGACTCTCTCCAAGAATATTATTCAATACTGGACATCATTTGCGAAATCCGG ACACCCAGTCGCTGGTGAAGATTCAGTTAAGTGGAATGAGTTTGACCTTGAGGACAGAAGCTACATTGACCTTGATGTACCTATCACAATGAAAAAGTCGATGAAGCAGGAAATGTACAAGTTTTTGAACGAACAATTTCCTCCGTTAACATCCGACAAACATGAACGCGACGAGTTGTAa